The Flavobacteriales bacterium genome includes a region encoding these proteins:
- a CDS encoding helix-turn-helix domain-containing protein: MSNDNTGTFLNFTLRELAQGTATELKPFIEGIFENLLNQKAEDDDKPMSFQEACDWLNISRATMSDLIKRGEIPYKSLNPDNPKAKKFFLKSDLREWLKKNKVKTIQELKAGTYGKSSS, translated from the coding sequence ATGAGTAATGACAACACAGGAACATTCCTGAATTTTACCCTAAGAGAACTTGCACAGGGTACAGCGACAGAGTTAAAACCTTTTATTGAGGGAATTTTTGAGAATCTGCTAAATCAGAAGGCAGAGGATGATGATAAGCCTATGTCTTTTCAAGAGGCTTGTGATTGGCTCAATATTTCTCGGGCTACTATGTCGGACTTGATAAAAAGGGGCGAGATTCCATATAAATCTCTCAACCCTGATAATCCAAAAGCAAAGAAATTCTTTTTAAAAAGCGACTTGCGGGAGTGGCTTAAGAAGAACAAGGTTAAGACTATTCAAGAACTAAAGGCGGGTACTTATGGGAAGAGCAGTTCTTAA
- a CDS encoding AAA family ATPase, protein MGRAVLNLDGLKKSQDKPENNPFILRSGNERTNFAKGLVMPKMIMGEFLYEQTVTMLFAETGVGKSMLAFQLANAITRGESVLGLKNESSPQPILFLDFENGEKVFEKRYSEQSIIEGEEIWHNHFDWDKKAYFIDPKGSNEYTVPSKNATEWWFNMIKKMAKQAEAKIIFIDNLFSLIQEGGIESTKEVKPLLKQLLDMKKTEGWTVIVIHHTPKRSNGSLSRNDLAGSSNLSNLVDAVIGIGKSYYNEDESSRYIKQIKAPRFAEVSYGEFNVISAKIEKIRPNFLGFSRIELMDFEQEFKNESEHLKNPNQLQGKEFPVSVTEERREVVKENLINDPDFNRTKLADEWETSRQTIDKDIKEVKKNNSELFNNYGK, encoded by the coding sequence ATGGGAAGAGCAGTTCTTAATTTAGATGGATTAAAAAAGTCACAAGATAAACCCGAAAACAATCCTTTTATACTTAGAAGTGGTAATGAGAGAACCAACTTTGCTAAGGGATTAGTAATGCCCAAAATGATAATGGGAGAGTTTCTTTATGAGCAAACAGTTACTATGTTATTTGCTGAGACGGGAGTCGGTAAATCTATGCTTGCATTTCAGCTTGCCAATGCAATTACACGGGGAGAGTCTGTTTTGGGATTAAAGAATGAATCAAGTCCACAGCCTATTTTATTTCTTGATTTTGAGAATGGAGAAAAGGTCTTTGAAAAAAGATATTCCGAGCAATCAATAATTGAAGGTGAAGAGATTTGGCACAATCATTTTGATTGGGATAAGAAAGCATATTTTATTGACCCTAAAGGTTCAAACGAATATACTGTTCCGTCAAAAAATGCTACTGAGTGGTGGTTTAATATGATTAAGAAAATGGCTAAACAGGCAGAGGCTAAAATCATTTTTATTGATAATTTATTTTCTCTCATTCAGGAGGGGGGTATTGAGTCTACAAAGGAGGTTAAGCCGTTGCTAAAACAGCTACTTGATATGAAGAAAACTGAGGGGTGGACTGTTATAGTGATACACCACACTCCTAAGCGTTCTAATGGCTCTTTAAGCAGAAATGACTTAGCGGGCTCATCTAACCTTTCAAACCTTGTAGATGCCGTCATTGGGATTGGTAAAAGCTACTATAACGAAGATGAGTCAAGTAGATATATTAAACAGATTAAAGCACCTCGTTTTGCTGAGGTTTCTTATGGCGAGTTTAATGTTATATCGGCTAAAATAGAGAAGATAAGACCAAACTTTTTAGGCTTTAGTAGGATTGAATTAATGGACTTTGAGCAGGAGTTTAAAAATGAGTCAGAGCATTTAAAAAACCCCAATCAGCTACAAGGAAAAGAATTTCCTGTAAGCGTAACTGAAGAGCGGAGAGAGGTTGTGAAAGAGAATCTGATTAATGACCCTGATTTTAATCGGACTAAGTTGGCTGACGAATGGGAAACATCAAGACAGACCATTGATAAAGATATCAAGGAAGTCAAAAAAAATAATAGCGAACTTTTTAATAATTATGGAAAATGA